The Chaetodon auriga isolate fChaAug3 chromosome 2, fChaAug3.hap1, whole genome shotgun sequence genome segment ACTGTGGTGAACTCATCACTCAAGAATATGAATGCTTCAGTACTTGAGAATACTCAAGAACAAGAACATGCTGTAATGGGgtagaaaaatatgaaatgcaGACTTGACTTGAAAAGATAGATTTAGGATTCATAGCGTGGAATAAAGACTCAGTAATACATTACAGCTGTGATGCTCATTCATACCTCATAGCAAATCTTGACACGTGCAGAATTTCCTGCTCTGACAACAATGAAATCCTCTGGGTCTTTAAAACAAGGTCTCACTGgatgaaaatacacaaaacatgaaatgcaGACAGGGAACAAACTCGATAAATCATTAATATGTACGACAAAGGAAGTTAACTACTTACTGTTGGGATTCTTTGCACACACCATTGTAGAGGGAGGGCTTGGATCCCCTGATCCTGACTCATTGATTGCTGAAACCCTGAACTCATACTCCGTTCCCTCAGTGATATCTTTAACTGCGTAGTTCACATCTGAAAATAACAGGAATGACATTGCGGGAAAAACATAGTAATGAAAAAGACGTGAATCTCCCCACAGTCAAAACATACTataatgttaaatattaaatgttTCTGACAAACCTTCAATAGGTTCATTAAGTGCATTTAGAGCAATCCACTGATTTGTATCCTTCTTTCGTTTCTCCACTTGGTAACCAATGATTGGTACTCCTCTGTCGTCCTCTGGAGGGGTCCAAGTCAAGTTAATGCAGGTCTTAGAGGCACTCACCACTTTGGGGGCACCAGGTGGACCGGAGAGTACTAAAGAATGATATGTCTAATTAATCAAGTAAGCTCATTATTAATAATTAAGAAGTAATTAAAGACATGGAATAAATTAAGGACATCTACATGTTATTACTGCAGGATATTGCAAACCATCCCTCTTGGAGATAGAGCAACTATTACAGCAAAGATAAAAAAGTGGGTGTTCTACAGCGACTAAATAGTGCCGGTGATAAACGATTTGAAGCAATCAGAAAACCTATCCGGAGGCATTTTCATTTATTACAACCTGAGGGAGATTAACATGGGATTTGCTGAGGAATGCTAAATGAGACTTCTTTTTTCTACACTCACTCATTATGCCTGCCATAATGCTATCAGCTGTCTCCAGGGTGTCACTGAGGCCCTCAGGGTTTTCTGCATAGATGCGGTAGTTGTATTTCTTTCCATGAGTCACATTCCTGTCTCTGAAGGAGGTCCTGTCAGCTGAGACGTCCCCAAGTTTCGTCCACAGACTCTGTCCAGCCAGCTGCCGCTCTATGATATAGTTGGTGACAGCGGAGCCGCCGTCGTCTTTGGGAGGTTTCCATTTAATTTCAATCATAGATGAGGTGGTTTCAGCAGTTTCCACGGGACCCTCGGGTGGACCTGGCCGATCTGTTGTGAAAACATGGTATTATATATCAAATGTAGTGACGTAAATGTGATGCCTGGGAAAagttgtctttatttttggaCGTGAATGTAGTGGTAAAgaacatatatactgtatactatACGTTTTATCTTTTTATCTCACAGTATTTCTCACTTTTCTCATTAGATTTTTGTGATTTCGTACCAAGCACAATAAGCTGAGATGTGGCCTCCACAGCCCCGAATGGGTTTTTGAGTTGGATCTTTATTTCCCCTGTGTCAGTCCGCAGGCAGTCTCTGAGCAGCAGCCGGCTGTGATTGGGCTCCCTCACTATCTTAACTCCTCCTCCGTCTTTGATCTCAGTGCCATCCTTAAACCAACTGACCAGCAAAGACTCCTGAGGGGGAAAGGGCATCTTGAAAGCAGCGTTCTGGCCCACTCTTATGATCACAGGCTTGGAGAACTTATGAAGGTCGTCTGGGTCAAATTCAGGCACATCTGTGAGAAACAGTTTAATTCAGTTTAATACTCAAGAACTGTTGTGTcatttaatatactgtatgctcTACAATAGAGGGGAGTAAATTATACCTCCAACAGTGACCCTCCCTTGTGTACTTTGATCCCCAGATACAAAACGATAAAGTCCAGAGTCGTCGTCTCTGCAGCTTTGGATTGTTAGCTTGTGAGAGGTTCCGTCTTTGGTTATGTGGACCCCAGCACCTGAGTTTAACTAGCAAATCAGAAGTGAAAGGGAGATCTTTATGCTTTTTGGTGTCACATTACTAAATAaccaaaaaggaagaaaaaaacttcatctaaaaacacaattttgccTTCTGCATTTTATAGTTGGTCATTTCTAATGTTGGCAATATAGGAAAAAGATTTTACTGTTGCTCTTTGAATTtactcaaatgaaaatgtcagataaaTTTCCAAATTTTAAAAAGCAcatattgtatgtatgtaacAAGTATGTTAATTCAAGGTTTTTACCTGCTCTCCGTCTTTGAACCAGGCGCCATCGCTGTCTGTATTCATCTTCACAATTAATTCAGCTGGCTTTCCACGAAAAGCATAAATATCAGAGAGTCCACAGGTAATTTCAGGTTCTAGGAAAGatacaacaaagaaattacTCTCCACATTTAGGACTGTATGTGTACTGAATAAAATGATACACATGCTTATAATTTCCACTCATTAATATGCTTGTTGAGATAAAGTAATAATATTTATTGATAAGCACATTGCAAAacacagttacaaagtgcttcacaaacaGGGTATACAGCTAAAGGTAGGATAGTTGCTAGCCTGAGCTTCTCAGGAAGGGAGTCTCAGCAAGCAAAAGGATTTACGACTTGGAATCTCTTAGTTTAAGGAAGTTTTGAGACATTCAGCACTTCATGTCCAAGAGGCAGGATAAAACAtttgccaaattgtctgaattATTGGGTCTAAGGGGGACATAAAGCAGATTAACGTAGGAGTGAAAATTAATGTTATGGTTGCAGATAATATGACCCAAAGGAAGCATGTAACTAGAGAACAGTAAGGGGCTCAGAATTGACCCCTGGGGGATGCCACAGGATGGGGGGACACGGAAGAAAAGGCAGTTAGTTAAATGGTTCAATTAAAAGGTAGTAGTTAATGGTTCATGAATATCAGTGATTTTCTCTGACTAATGCCTCAGCTGTGCTTAAAGAAAGAGGTTGATGTTATGCTTTGAAAAGCAGGGAAGAAATTAAATAACTTAAACTACAACAACGAACCTGTATTTGTTTCTTAATCATTTTGGGTTTGACCCCTTCAGGGTTTGAGCcctaacaaaaacaaacacgaagacaagcagcaaacgcaaagctctgcaaaccttGTTAACAGAGACCCAGTGAGCTCACAAGACTTTCTAAGAAGACATGAACATGTTTGAACAGTAAGAGTCAGTATTAGATTAAAAATATTGTTTCTACATGCAGGTTATGAAGAGTCCCTGTTGTGTTATTTCACACCCTCTCGTTTAAGAACTGGCATTTGACTGAAGAAAAACGAGTTAACTTTACAGGTAGGATGTTAAAGACAATGTGATAATTATATTAGATACTGATTTGTTATTGCATCActaatgcaaacaaaaaagttattttatttgtcttttattagATTTTAATATCTGTGTTACTGTTGTACTTCATTCGGTATCTGGCATACCACCTTGTGCATCTGCAAGTGGTTGCTCAAGCTTTTCGCCACCACCGGCTTCCTCAGCTGAGTGGCCTAACAGAAATAACAATAAGTTATTTGAAGTCGATATAGGGTTAGTATTACTCCCTCAGTTTTATATGCTCCACCCTGGTCTCTCTTACCACTTCCGATTTTCCAGATGCTGCAATTGATGTGTTGTGTCTGAATGAGTCTGAATGTGATCACAGACAGTATAAAAGCCATAAATGCCACAATATTGTAgctttttgaatgttttctttccaacTTCCAGAAAGCCACAGAGCTGTGTAGTTGGAGAAAGTTTTCTTTACATGACAtgaaagctttttctttttttttatatccatATACAATTATTGATGAAGCCCTGATACTACAGCGTCAACAATGAACctttaaattcaataaaaatgatttatttcgGTCTTAACtacaacaaacattttacatttgagtGATGATCTGTTCTAGTTTTCTTGTAGGAGACTTAGCTggaaattaaaacataaatcatttcAGTCCTGAGTTGTGTCTACAGATGTTTCTCATAAGCTTGCGCTCATGAGTTGTGCTTACTCTGACATTTGTGTAGCTTATGGATGAAAGTTTGAAGCGTTTGGACTGTGTTGGTGCGACTGTTCAAAGTTGTGGGGATTCAAAGTCTCTCAAATCTGACTGTGCAGATATAAAGGACATTATAAAGATCAGTTTGGCTTAATGTTCTATTTGGATAATATGATGTTTCGAGGGTTGCTGAAGTATCAGAAAATCATTTGCGTGGCTCAGAAGAAGTTTTAGCTAACTGAAAATGTTACAGCTTTTACTCTTACTGTAATTGCTTCCAGTATAATTCTGCTGCGCTGTTCAGTATTATTGTCAGTTTGAATGTACAGAGATTAAACAAACTTAATTTTAATCAGATCCATTTTTCCTCTTGAATGATGAAtggtttgtgtgactgtgttggctagttttctttttcagaacagcggtggtggaggaTGGGATATGGTTTGAGTCACTTCCATATTATCATATTCATACATTTTCAGATGCTCAGTGGGGGAGAAGAGGTGCAAATGTCTTTTCAATAGTTTGAACTGCTTTGGAGAAAAAGAATAGTGGACAACGTTCCCAAGAGTGTTTTTGGAGGGGAGTGTGAAAATCAGCTGGCAGAGACTTTAAGTAATGTTGGTAATCCACGTAAagatcctgtctgtctgctgttccaACCAGTCTGCACATACAAAGACACTGAAGCCCTAATTATGTAGCTTCAACAAACAGACCAGACATAATACCGAGACGGATTAACTAACACGGAAATGTTAAGATTATGTCCATAtgacaatgaaatgaatgagtgGTTGCATATTGAATGGTGGGAAACACAATCATGAAGATCTTACAAACTACAGCATGATTTGAAAAACAGTTTACACAATTTGTGTACAATGGGCTAATAAGTGCAGAGGCACTGGTGTGGTGCCTAAAACAGAAATCAGTTTCTTTGTAAACTACCTGTTGTTGCATCTCAGTAACTATATGAGTTGCGGAGAGGTGAAAAGAATCTGCATAAATTAAATCCCATGCTCCAGTATTCAACTAATTCTGAGCATATTTCACAACATGATTTCAGCAACCAAGACgcaaaactgacatttaatCAGACAAGGCGCAGACCAAAGTACACGGCTGCGGAGAAGCATAGCAACCTGCCTCATCTGTCGACTCTAAATTGGCGATATACTCCTAAACAAAGCTTGACATTAAACAGGCAATCACATAATGAGCTCACAACACAGCATacaagaaatgaaagacaaaacataACAGTGAACTCAGCATAAACATCTTTGATGCAGAGATGTTCTGTCAAAGTGAAGACTATCGGGATAAGGAAACCTATAACTGAAGCCATTATACTTTgtcatattcacatttgaatgcatgCAGATGACCATTTAAGTTTCTTACCAGTACTTACTACCACCGGCGGATCCACTGCAGCTGGCTCTTTTGCCTTTTCTGACAACCATTAAAGAGAGTTACATACAAATCAGATCAAAGCAACAAATGATCACAGCAAGTACTCAGATGTTACAATTAATGaagttgaaaaacaaattacaaaataaCATAACTCATGTTACTCATGTCAAGAATTACAATTTTGATGATTTGTATTTGTCTTAATTACAATTCAGGAGTTTTGATTTATAGTAAGTTTGGCCAATATGTCCCCCTAACTGTAATTGTAAATTCAGACCCCCCGTCTCCTGAACCTTTGGCATTCTCACTTGGTTCGGGGTCTTTCGCTGCCTTAGGTTTAGCCACAGCTGGAGCCTTCGTGGgtgcaggagctggaggggaTTCAGGTggtggtgcagctgctgcagcttctttaatctgttctttcctttcctctctctccttctctaaTTTTGCTTGTTGCTCTTGGGCAATCTTCTGCACATCCACCCCAGATCCTCCTGCCCTTGTTGTTTtccttgctgtttttttgccCTTCTGGGCATCTTTATCAGCtgaattgggggggggggataaataaataaatgtagtgagtGCGCACTTGAAAATGCCATGACATGAAAAGCAATAATTGGTAAGATGAATCAGGCATTTTGCTCATTAATATTCCATTACAAACCATTGTTATTATCCATTGCTAATATTGTCAATCAGTCTGTTGGTGGAGTGTAATATCTTACCTTCAACGATGAGCCATGCGTTGCAAGATTTTATTCCTGCGCAGGCAGAGTAAATTCCTTTGTCTACTACCATGCAGTCTTTGACCACCAGCCTGTGAATGAGCTTGTCTTCTGAAACCTGAATATCATATTTATCCCCTTGTTCCAGTGGTAAATTCTTGCCAAACCACAAAATCTTGGAGAATGGATTTGACAgaacacactcaaaaacagCATCTTCTCTCTCCATTGCCTTCACTTCCTGAATTTTCACCAAGAAATCCACCATTGGGACTGAAATATAACAAGCATTTTAGATTAGAGTAGTTATATCTGCATGAATaattattaaattaaattaattaataattattaatGAGAGTTAGTGTTTGCATTGTGCATAAAAAATATTGTCTTTCTGTGCTTTAAATAGGTCAACTAAATTTGTTACGTGTGCAAGTGTAAAACTTACTTTTAAAATCAGTGGAAAACATGTTCACATCCTCCACATCCAGCTGGTACAGTCCAGCATCATCTGGCATAAGGTCCCTCATACTGAAAATATACTTCTTCCCCACTTGTCTAAGGCTGTGCTTCATCTTATCTCCCAACTCCTTTGTATATGGAATCATTTCACCGTCCTGGGGGGAAATATACAGTAAAATTTATTTCTAGGATGCTTCAAATTGTGCTTGCTGAGCAAAGCGGCAAGATAAGAGCTTCCGAAATGtcactcatttaaattaaaatggaaaatatcaTAGCAGAAgttcatcaaaacattttcaaactcaAAGCCATTTGCTCTAGTATGTATGATTCTTTATTGTCATATATACTGTGCATGAAGGGTAATAGATAAGCAGACATGACCAGTAATAGtggtccatctgtccatccatctagAATTTACTCAAATTATTTAAATTAACTGTGATTAACTGTGAACCCTTAATCATGACTCCTCTTAATTTATTTGGCTATCTCCCTGACCTATTGCGTAGTACTGGGCTGCTAGGAGAGTTCTAATTTAGTTCCATACTCACCTTGTACAGGAATATGGAGCTGCTGGGGTCAATAAGGTCAATGTCAATCTCAAAGGATGCAGTACCATCTGCACTGACCTGAATGGGTTTCAGGTTGGACAAGTTTCTGACGAACTGGCACAAAAGCAGAATGAGATGAAAGCAAATGAGaattatttcaaatgaatgGTCACAAAATTGCCTTCTGTTTACTTTTGTATAATGTATCAAAGCATGTGTAGTCagcatcaaaaataaaacaatcaatAGGACAAACCTCAGCTtgttcctcctccctttccttctttaTTTCGTTTAGCTTCTTGAGCATCCAGCGAAAATCAGTCACTCCAAACTCTGCACAGATTCTCTCATATTCCTTCTTGTCAGCGCTAATTAAGAGCTCCCAAAATTTCGGAtcaatctctccctcttttttctcagCTTGCTCAGTTTTCGGACGGATTTTA includes the following:
- the igfn1.4 gene encoding immunoglobulin-like and fibronectin type III domain-containing protein 1; protein product: MFRRSVVTDGTAAGQGPDAEHYNGKELGIKKKSKVPGVMITQFIETLPEGKSHPDFTRKPIALTIQEGKFAFFKAIVTGDPQPTVTWSRNNGDVSDTSRYQPKYDPNSNEHTFEMPNVMADQADTYKCFAVNEYGQAMVTVVLNVIEVGFKKTKATQQVAEATDGNFKTVLKRKSKIRPKTEQAEKKEGEIDPKFWELLISADKKEYERICAEFGVTDFRWMLKKLNEIKKEREEEQAEFVRNLSNLKPIQVSADGTASFEIDIDLIDPSSSIFLYKDGEMIPYTKELGDKMKHSLRQVGKKYIFSMRDLMPDDAGLYQLDVEDVNMFSTDFKIPMVDFLVKIQEVKAMEREDAVFECVLSNPFSKILWFGKNLPLEQGDKYDIQVSEDKLIHRLVVKDCMVVDKGIYSACAGIKSCNAWLIVEADKDAQKGKKTARKTTRAGGSGVDVQKIAQEQQAKLEKEREERKEQIKEAAAAAPPPESPPAPAPTKAPAVAKPKAAKDPEPKKAKEPAAVDPPVVVSTEPEITCGLSDIYAFRGKPAELIVKMNTDSDGAWFKDGEQLNSGAGVHITKDGTSHKLTIQSCRDDDSGLYRFVSGDQSTQGRVTVGDVPEFDPDDLHKFSKPVIIRVGQNAAFKMPFPPQESLLVSWFKDGTEIKDGGGVKIVREPNHSRLLLRDCLRTDTGEIKIQLKNPFGAVEATSQLIVLDRPGPPEGPVETAETTSSMIEIKWKPPKDDGGSAVTNYIIERQLAGQSLWTKLGDVSADRTSFRDRNVTHGKKYNYRIYAENPEGLSDTLETADSIMAGIMILSGPPGAPKVVSASKTCINLTWTPPEDDRGVPIIGYQVEKRKKDTNQWIALNALNEPIEDVNYAVKDITEGTEYEFRVSAINESGSGDPSPPSTMVCAKNPNMRPCFKDPEDFIVVRAGNSARVKICYEAEPPPQITWLKDDEPISPWIHIINTEGMSQLVIPSSKRSDSAIYTIKAKNSVGEATFDVEVRVTDEPKTPGPVELEQTVQGKVLISWAPSPDQELDDRLCYMVSQYDSNTRVWKTIADRLFSNTYTANNIFPGIEYHFRIYAKNDMGLSDPSQSPTWGVNSNRVTSNGVNSSAVCFERPPSILVPLKVHTPPKGYQLYMTCAVRGCPTPTVSWYLNNVCINSDNNYYITNSFGVCSMYILRVRPKDGGEYKVVAVNALGKAECSTNLIVRD